A genomic segment from Blastococcus sp. PRF04-17 encodes:
- the cobU gene encoding bifunctional adenosylcobinamide kinase/adenosylcobinamide-phosphate guanylyltransferase, whose product MNLRRRRRVLVLGGARSGKSSYAERLLARARKVDYVACGALPDDDAEWAARIAVHRERRPSSWRTLETVDLVAVLSRPGPPVLVDCLTTWLARVMDDSGVWTDQPGADDRLAAAVDDVVSAWGGSRRRVVGVSNEVGSGIVPATPSGRRFRDELGVLNARVAEASDRVWLVTAGLPQRLR is encoded by the coding sequence GTGAACCTCCGCCGTCGCCGGCGGGTGCTGGTGCTCGGCGGTGCGCGGTCGGGCAAGTCCTCCTACGCCGAGCGTCTCCTGGCCCGGGCGAGGAAGGTGGACTACGTCGCCTGCGGTGCGCTCCCGGACGACGACGCCGAGTGGGCTGCCCGTATCGCTGTGCACCGCGAGCGGCGGCCGTCGTCGTGGCGGACGCTCGAGACCGTCGACCTCGTCGCGGTGCTGAGCCGCCCCGGGCCGCCAGTGCTCGTCGACTGTCTCACCACCTGGCTGGCTCGCGTCATGGACGACTCGGGCGTGTGGACGGACCAGCCGGGCGCCGACGACCGCCTGGCCGCGGCCGTCGACGACGTGGTGTCCGCCTGGGGCGGGTCCCGCCGGCGCGTGGTGGGCGTCAGCAACGAAGTCGGGTCGGGCATCGTGCCGGCCACCCCGTCGGGACGGCGGTTCCGCGACGAGCTGGGTGTGCTCAACGCCCGCGTCGCCGAGGCGTCCGACCGCGTCTGGCTGGTGACGGCCGGCCTCCCGCAGCGGCTGCGCTGA
- a CDS encoding phosphotransferase family protein yields the protein MPPRELQDLIRSLVAAELGSGSRLLDVATLQESSRGVVLRLEVSGSPGPLVLTLTGADHARTAAVVGLARAAGVPVPDVVAVGDGYLLRAHVEGTEWHRLRPQLDHDAVRAVHRRFAETLLAIQSVTMASFGELDHQGSPAGHSQVEALHRRADLRIEDAASRDLFHAVLDRDADLYAAGRPTLVHDDLHHGNVLLGQEAGEWRVTGVLDWEKAWAGPSESDVARMAFWDGMTGPGFWQVYRAAVPADDGYARRALVHQLLWCLEYDDGTARHARDTAAVRAALGIASD from the coding sequence GTGCCGCCCCGGGAGCTGCAGGACCTCATCCGGTCGCTCGTCGCGGCCGAGCTGGGGTCGGGCAGCCGTCTCCTGGACGTCGCGACGCTGCAGGAGTCGTCGCGGGGCGTCGTCCTCCGGCTGGAGGTGTCCGGGTCACCCGGGCCGCTCGTCCTCACGCTGACGGGAGCCGACCACGCGCGCACCGCCGCCGTCGTCGGGCTGGCCCGGGCGGCCGGGGTCCCCGTCCCCGACGTCGTCGCGGTCGGCGACGGATACCTCCTGCGCGCCCACGTCGAGGGCACGGAGTGGCATCGGCTGCGCCCCCAGCTCGACCACGACGCCGTCCGGGCGGTCCACCGGCGGTTCGCCGAGACGCTGCTCGCGATCCAGTCGGTGACCATGGCGTCGTTCGGCGAGCTGGACCACCAGGGCAGCCCGGCGGGTCACTCCCAGGTCGAGGCGCTGCACCGCAGGGCCGACCTGCGCATCGAGGACGCCGCCTCGCGGGACCTGTTCCACGCCGTCCTCGACCGCGACGCGGACCTGTACGCCGCCGGCCGGCCGACCCTCGTCCACGACGACCTGCACCACGGCAACGTGCTGCTGGGCCAGGAGGCGGGGGAGTGGCGGGTCACCGGCGTGCTCGACTGGGAGAAGGCGTGGGCGGGGCCGTCGGAGTCCGACGTCGCTCGCATGGCCTTCTGGGACGGCATGACCGGGCCCGGCTTCTGGCAGGTCTACCGCGCCGCCGTTCCGGCGGACGACGGGTACGCCCGCCGGGCCCTGGTCCACCAGTTGCTGTGGTGCCTGGAGTACGACGACGGGACTGCTCGGCACGCCCGCGACACCGCTGCCGTCCGCGCTGCGCTCGGCATCGCGTCGGATTGA
- a CDS encoding Fur family transcriptional regulator, with protein MPADLEFEGMLRQANLRVTRPRTAVLSAVHRHPHADTETIIGVVRQDLAGVSHQAVYDVLRALTTAGLVRRFQPEGSVARYEARVGDNHHHVVCRSCGAIADVDCAVGEAPCLTASDDNGFAIDEAEVIYWGRCPACSTSLPASSA; from the coding sequence GTGCCGGCGGACCTGGAATTCGAGGGCATGCTGCGCCAGGCGAACCTGCGCGTGACACGGCCCCGGACGGCCGTGCTGTCCGCAGTGCACCGGCACCCGCACGCCGACACCGAGACGATCATCGGCGTGGTACGCCAGGACCTCGCCGGGGTGTCGCACCAGGCCGTCTACGACGTGCTGCGCGCGCTGACCACCGCCGGCCTGGTCCGGCGGTTCCAGCCCGAAGGGTCGGTCGCCCGCTACGAGGCGCGGGTGGGCGACAACCACCACCACGTCGTCTGCCGCTCCTGCGGCGCCATCGCCGACGTCGACTGCGCCGTCGGCGAGGCTCCCTGCCTGACGGCCAGCGACGACAACGGCTTCGCGATCGACGAGGCCGAGGTCATCTACTGGGGTCGCTGCCCCGCCTGCTCCACGTCGCTGCCGGCGTCCTCCGCCTGA
- the katG gene encoding catalase/peroxidase HPI: protein MKDESNKVETRSTSESENPAIPSPEAHTGGRPRTNQDWWPNQVDLSVLNKPSKDSDPLGEDFDYKAAFAELDVEELKSDLRTLMRTSQDWWPADWGHYGPLFIRMSWHAAGTYRIADGRGSGNNGAQRFAPLNSWPDNASLDKARRLLLPIKQKYGRKLSWADLLVLAGNVAHDDMGLPTFGFAFGREDTWQPEEVFWGPEDTWLGDERYSGDEPLNLDEGPLANVTMGLIYVNPEGPKGNPDPVGSGHDIKQTFRRMGMTDEETVALIAGGHTFGKTHGNGDPSLLGPEPEGCPVHGNGLGWHNPQGTGKGADTITSGLEGAWTPTPTQWDNSYWETLFGWDWELVTSPAGAKQWQPTNPEAQELVPDAHIAGKKNPPMMSTADMALRMDPELRVYAERFRDDPEYFADQYARAWFKLLHRDLGPRSRYLGPDVPAEELVWQDPVPAVDHDLVGEAEIADLKQRLLSSGLTVSQLVHTAWSAAASFRSTDYRGGANGARIRLEPQINWAANEGVRDVLPVLERVKDEFEQQTGNKVSLADLIVLGGTAAVEKAAADAGVQVTAPFHPGRTDASQEQTDVDNFRWLETRADGFRNWIDPGTKISPETLLVEKAYMLNLTAKEMTVLVGGLRVLGANTGGTKHGVFTDRPGVLSQDFFRNLLDLGVSWSTSAEAEGVYEGRDADGNVVRTATAADLVFNSNSILRGIVEVYSSDDAKEKFVQDFARAWVKVMELDRFDLA from the coding sequence GTGAAGGACGAGTCCAACAAGGTCGAGACACGCAGCACCAGCGAGAGCGAGAACCCGGCGATCCCGTCGCCGGAGGCGCACACCGGCGGTCGGCCGCGCACCAACCAGGACTGGTGGCCCAACCAGGTCGACCTCTCGGTTCTGAACAAGCCCTCGAAGGACTCCGACCCGCTCGGTGAGGACTTCGACTACAAGGCGGCCTTCGCCGAGCTCGACGTCGAGGAGCTCAAGAGCGACCTGCGCACGCTCATGCGCACCTCCCAGGACTGGTGGCCGGCCGACTGGGGCCACTACGGCCCGCTGTTCATCCGCATGTCGTGGCACGCGGCCGGTACCTACCGGATCGCCGACGGCCGCGGCAGCGGCAACAACGGGGCACAGCGCTTCGCCCCGCTCAACAGCTGGCCGGACAACGCCAGTCTCGACAAGGCCCGCCGCCTGCTGCTGCCGATCAAGCAGAAGTACGGTCGCAAGCTCTCCTGGGCCGACCTGCTCGTGCTCGCCGGCAACGTCGCCCACGACGACATGGGCCTGCCGACCTTCGGCTTCGCCTTCGGCCGCGAGGACACCTGGCAGCCCGAGGAGGTCTTCTGGGGCCCCGAGGACACCTGGCTCGGCGACGAGCGCTACTCGGGTGACGAGCCGCTGAACCTCGACGAGGGCCCGCTGGCCAACGTCACCATGGGCCTGATCTACGTCAACCCCGAGGGCCCGAAGGGCAACCCCGACCCGGTGGGCTCGGGCCACGACATCAAGCAGACCTTCCGCCGCATGGGCATGACCGACGAGGAGACCGTCGCGCTCATCGCCGGTGGCCACACGTTCGGCAAGACGCACGGCAACGGCGACCCGTCCCTGCTCGGCCCCGAGCCCGAGGGCTGCCCCGTCCACGGCAACGGCCTCGGGTGGCACAACCCGCAGGGCACCGGAAAGGGTGCCGACACGATCACCAGCGGCCTCGAGGGCGCCTGGACCCCCACGCCGACGCAGTGGGACAACTCCTACTGGGAGACCCTGTTCGGCTGGGACTGGGAGCTCGTCACGAGCCCGGCCGGTGCCAAGCAGTGGCAGCCGACGAACCCCGAGGCGCAGGAGCTGGTCCCCGACGCGCACATCGCCGGCAAGAAGAACCCGCCGATGATGTCGACCGCCGACATGGCCCTGCGGATGGACCCGGAGCTGCGCGTGTACGCCGAGCGCTTCCGGGACGACCCGGAGTACTTCGCCGACCAGTACGCCCGCGCGTGGTTCAAGCTGCTGCACCGCGACCTGGGTCCGCGGTCCCGCTACCTCGGCCCGGACGTCCCCGCCGAGGAGCTCGTCTGGCAGGACCCGGTTCCGGCGGTCGACCACGACCTCGTGGGTGAGGCGGAGATCGCCGACCTCAAGCAGCGCCTGCTGTCCTCCGGTCTCACCGTCTCGCAGCTGGTGCACACCGCCTGGTCGGCCGCGGCGTCGTTCCGCAGCACCGACTACCGCGGCGGCGCCAACGGCGCCCGGATCCGCCTCGAGCCGCAGATCAACTGGGCGGCCAACGAGGGCGTCCGCGACGTGCTGCCCGTGCTCGAGCGCGTCAAGGACGAGTTCGAGCAGCAGACCGGGAACAAGGTGTCGCTGGCCGATCTGATCGTCCTCGGTGGCACCGCAGCGGTCGAGAAGGCCGCCGCGGACGCGGGCGTCCAGGTCACCGCGCCCTTCCACCCGGGGCGCACCGACGCCTCGCAGGAGCAGACCGACGTCGACAACTTCCGCTGGCTGGAGACGCGGGCCGACGGCTTCCGCAACTGGATCGACCCGGGCACCAAGATCTCCCCGGAGACGCTGCTGGTCGAGAAGGCCTACATGCTGAACCTGACGGCCAAGGAGATGACGGTGCTCGTCGGCGGGCTGCGCGTGCTCGGCGCCAACACCGGCGGCACGAAGCACGGCGTCTTCACCGACCGCCCGGGCGTCCTGTCGCAGGACTTCTTCCGCAACCTGCTCGACCTGGGCGTCTCGTGGTCCACGTCGGCCGAGGCCGAGGGCGTCTACGAGGGCCGGGACGCCGACGGCAACGTCGTCCGCACCGCCACCGCCGCCGACCTGGTGTTCAACTCGAACTCCATCCTGCGAGGCATCGTGGAGGTCTACTCGTCCGATGACGCCAAGGAGAAGTTCGTCCAGGACTTCGCCCGGGCGTGGGTGAAGGTCATGGAGCTCGACCGGTTCGACCTCGCCTGA
- a CDS encoding PIG-L deacetylase family protein: MPTSPMPDDWQRALVVAAHPDDIEYGLAAAVAVWTAAGKEVHYLLATRGEAGMAGVPPAQAGPLREDEERRSAAVVGVTEVEFLGHRDGVLVAGPELRRDLAAAIRRHKPELVVTGYFGPTWTPPGVSPAYVNSADHRALGQCVIDAVADASNEWIFPDLDEEPWRGVQYIAVSEMTDPPHEVDVSETVELAVQSLAEHRRYLELLSDDPVDMQARQVVDMSTLREDGGRRVGFRLFWG; this comes from the coding sequence ATGCCGACGTCCCCCATGCCCGACGACTGGCAGCGCGCCCTGGTCGTCGCCGCCCACCCCGACGACATCGAGTACGGCCTGGCCGCCGCCGTGGCCGTGTGGACCGCGGCCGGCAAGGAGGTGCACTACCTGCTCGCCACCCGCGGCGAGGCGGGGATGGCCGGCGTGCCGCCGGCGCAGGCGGGTCCACTGCGGGAGGACGAGGAGCGGCGGTCGGCCGCCGTCGTCGGTGTGACCGAGGTGGAGTTCCTCGGCCACCGGGACGGCGTGCTGGTAGCGGGGCCCGAGCTGCGGCGCGACCTGGCCGCGGCGATCCGGCGGCACAAGCCGGAACTCGTGGTGACCGGCTACTTCGGTCCGACGTGGACGCCGCCGGGCGTCTCCCCGGCGTACGTCAACTCCGCCGACCACCGGGCCCTGGGCCAGTGCGTCATCGACGCCGTCGCGGACGCGTCCAACGAGTGGATCTTCCCCGACCTCGACGAGGAGCCCTGGCGCGGCGTGCAGTACATCGCGGTGTCGGAGATGACCGATCCGCCGCACGAGGTCGACGTCAGCGAGACCGTTGAGCTCGCGGTGCAGTCGCTGGCGGAGCACAGGCGGTACCTGGAGCTGCTGTCCGACGACCCTGTCGACATGCAGGCACGTCAGGTCGTCGACATGTCGACCCTCCGGGAGGACGGCGGCCGACGGGTCGGCTTCCGGCTCTTCTGGGGCTGA
- a CDS encoding SbtR family transcriptional regulator — MARLEAVLGAYALITHHRGRHGTPELAVLLHRGEHVADAEQQLLDLLRDLLAEASASGGVRPDVPPGELAAYCLHALGAAGTLPSEAAVRRLVEVTVAGLRAEDHGRAT; from the coding sequence ATGGCCCGTCTCGAGGCGGTCCTCGGGGCCTACGCGCTCATCACGCACCACCGTGGACGGCACGGCACGCCGGAGCTCGCCGTCCTCCTCCACCGCGGGGAGCACGTCGCGGACGCGGAGCAGCAGCTCCTCGACCTGCTCCGGGATCTTCTCGCCGAGGCCTCCGCCTCCGGCGGGGTGCGTCCCGACGTCCCGCCCGGCGAGCTGGCCGCCTACTGCCTCCATGCGCTCGGCGCCGCCGGGACGCTGCCGTCGGAGGCGGCGGTCCGGCGTCTCGTCGAGGTCACCGTCGCCGGCCTGCGCGCCGAGGACCACGGGCGGGCGACGTGA